The following proteins come from a genomic window of Halorussus halophilus:
- a CDS encoding adenine nucleotide alpha hydrolase, with protein MVTDSTPTILSWSGGKDAAFALYEMRRGANGDAEEGDTEESDTDVLELLTTVSEATDRSSMHGVRRELYEQQADAVGLPLRVVELPADTSNDDYERVMADVMTDYERQGVEQVAFADLFLEDVRSYREQRLGDTEVEGYWPVWGRNTDEFAEQFLAAGFEATAVTVDGELLDESFAGRRFDADFLGDLPDDVDPCGEYGEFHTFVHDGPIFDRPVAVETGETVTREVGDGEFHYCDLLPSE; from the coding sequence ATGGTGACAGACTCCACGCCGACCATCCTGTCGTGGAGCGGCGGCAAGGACGCCGCGTTCGCACTCTACGAGATGCGCCGCGGGGCGAATGGCGACGCCGAGGAAGGCGACACTGAAGAGAGCGACACCGACGTACTCGAACTGCTCACGACCGTCTCCGAAGCGACTGACCGCTCAAGCATGCACGGCGTCCGCCGCGAGTTGTACGAGCAACAGGCCGACGCAGTCGGCCTGCCGCTTCGAGTCGTGGAACTCCCCGCAGACACCTCGAACGACGACTACGAGCGCGTCATGGCCGACGTAATGACCGACTACGAGCGTCAGGGCGTCGAGCAGGTCGCCTTTGCCGACTTGTTTCTCGAAGACGTGCGAAGCTATCGGGAGCAACGACTCGGCGACACCGAAGTCGAGGGCTACTGGCCAGTCTGGGGCCGAAACACCGACGAGTTCGCCGAACAGTTCCTCGCCGCAGGCTTCGAGGCGACGGCCGTCACCGTCGATGGCGAACTACTGGACGAATCGTTCGCGGGGCGTCGATTCGACGCCGACTTTCTCGGGGACCTGCCAGACGACGTAGACCCCTGCGGCGAGTACGGCGAGTTCCACACCTTCGTCCACGACGGCCCGATTTTCGACCGTCCTGTCGCCGTCGAGACGGGCGAGACCGTAACCAGAGAGGTCGGCGACGGCGAGTTCCACTACTGCGACCTGCTCCCTTCGGAGTGA
- a CDS encoding SDR family oxidoreductase, which yields MDLGIEGNSALVTASSSGLGRASAKALATEGANVAICSRGGEKLEEAREEIDEVGDGDVLAVECDITDPDEIEALVETTVSEFGGLDHLVTSAGGPPSGPFLDTTERDWYEAYDLLVMSAVWLTKQAHPHLVESDAGTVVNITSTSVREAIDGLVLSNAVRRGVIGLMKTQAREFAPDVRVNAVLPGAHETPRIQELVEAAVERGEYDSYDEGLAAWAEDIPLDRVGDPQELGDAITFLSSDRASFVNGVAMPVDGGRLRS from the coding sequence ATGGACCTCGGAATCGAAGGCAATTCGGCACTGGTAACGGCGAGTTCGAGTGGATTGGGACGCGCCTCGGCGAAGGCGCTCGCGACAGAGGGCGCGAACGTTGCCATCTGCTCGCGCGGCGGCGAGAAACTCGAAGAAGCGAGAGAAGAAATCGACGAAGTCGGCGACGGCGACGTACTGGCTGTCGAGTGCGACATCACCGACCCCGACGAAATCGAAGCGCTGGTCGAGACGACAGTCTCCGAGTTCGGCGGCCTGGACCACCTCGTCACCTCGGCGGGCGGCCCGCCGAGTGGCCCCTTCCTCGACACGACCGAACGCGACTGGTACGAGGCCTACGACCTGCTCGTGATGAGTGCCGTCTGGTTGACCAAGCAGGCACACCCGCACCTCGTGGAGAGCGACGCCGGAACCGTGGTGAACATCACTTCCACGAGCGTCCGCGAGGCTATCGACGGTCTCGTCCTCTCGAACGCGGTTCGACGCGGCGTCATCGGCCTGATGAAGACACAGGCCCGCGAGTTCGCGCCGGACGTGCGGGTCAACGCCGTTCTACCGGGCGCTCACGAGACGCCACGCATTCAGGAACTCGTGGAGGCCGCCGTCGAGCGCGGCGAGTACGACAGCTACGACGAGGGCCTAGCGGCGTGGGCCGAAGACATTCCACTGGACCGGGTCGGCGACCCACAGGAACTCGGAGACGCCATCACCTTCCTCTCCAGCGACCGCGCAAGTTTCGTCAACGGCGTGGCGATGCCCGTCGATGGCGGGCGACTACGAAGTTAG
- a CDS encoding DUF6684 family protein, protein MPHSVFNRETLLDITVNIIPLVILFFFIVLFLLRSPWPQNLFFEIVGLGLTIIPFVLLAILTYIAAQYL, encoded by the coding sequence ATGCCACACTCCGTGTTCAACCGAGAGACCCTGCTCGACATTACGGTGAACATCATCCCGCTGGTCATCCTGTTCTTCTTCATCGTGCTGTTTCTCCTGCGTTCACCGTGGCCACAGAACCTCTTCTTCGAAATCGTCGGTCTCGGTCTGACGATAATCCCGTTCGTTCTGCTCGCTATCCTGACCTACATCGCGGCCCAGTATCTCTGA
- a CDS encoding TRAM domain-containing protein gives MSDCPLADDCPSFQERIEGMGCDHYGNRGGAEWCQHYNQPIRELKTAPVKLGEEVVIEVNDIHESGAGVGRTDDGFIVMVDGILPEARAKVEITNVMSNHARAEEIERLPMEEEEAEDDDTDETEADADADADNSDDSDGSTKRQRLGSRDNFWGS, from the coding sequence ATGTCGGACTGTCCACTTGCCGACGATTGCCCGAGTTTTCAGGAGCGAATAGAGGGTATGGGGTGTGACCACTACGGTAACCGCGGCGGTGCCGAATGGTGCCAGCACTACAACCAGCCCATCCGCGAGCTCAAGACTGCACCCGTCAAGCTAGGCGAAGAGGTCGTCATCGAAGTTAACGACATCCACGAGAGCGGTGCAGGCGTCGGCCGAACCGACGACGGGTTCATCGTCATGGTCGATGGCATTCTGCCGGAAGCTCGCGCGAAGGTGGAGATTACCAACGTCATGTCGAACCACGCACGCGCCGAGGAAATCGAGCGCCTGCCGATGGAAGAAGAAGAGGCGGAAGACGACGACACCGACGAGACCGAAGCGGACGCTGACGCCGACGCCGACAATTCGGACGATTCCGACGGCAGCACGAAGCGCCAGCGACTCGGCAGTCGTGACAACTTCTGGGGAAGCTAA
- a CDS encoding Tfx family DNA-binding protein, which yields MAVTAPDPDELLDRAGFDAESSVLTRRQAEVLALRERGVAQAAIADHLGTSRANVSSIEASARDNVRKARETVAFAEALRAPVRIVVEAGTDLYDVPSRVYDACDEAGVKVNHAAPELMKRVSDEAGDAVSGREVQDDLLLGVTTDGAVTVRHSHDSGRE from the coding sequence GTGGCCGTGACCGCGCCCGACCCCGACGAGTTGCTGGACCGCGCCGGGTTCGACGCCGAGTCGAGCGTCCTCACCCGCAGACAGGCGGAGGTGCTGGCGTTGCGCGAGCGCGGGGTCGCACAGGCGGCCATCGCCGACCACCTCGGCACCTCGCGTGCGAACGTCTCCAGCATCGAGGCGAGCGCCCGCGACAACGTTCGGAAAGCCCGCGAAACGGTGGCGTTCGCCGAAGCACTGCGCGCACCCGTCCGCATCGTCGTGGAGGCCGGGACCGACCTCTACGACGTGCCGTCGCGGGTCTACGACGCCTGCGACGAGGCGGGCGTCAAGGTCAACCACGCGGCACCGGAACTGATGAAGCGCGTGAGCGACGAAGCCGGGGACGCAGTGAGCGGTCGAGAAGTGCAGGACGACCTCCTACTCGGCGTGACCACCGACGGCGCAGTCACCGTTCGTCACTCTCACGACAGCGGGCGCGAGTGA
- a CDS encoding radical SAM protein, which produces MISKGCEQCAEGGKMVLFVYGYCDQRDCFYCPLGENRKNVTDVYANERKVESEEDVLTEAKRMDALGTSITGGEPQEAMEKTCRYLSLLKDEFGEDHHTHLYTGITGGRENMRRLSEAGLDEIRFHPPLDLWGDMHGTEWEEILYIAREEGLTPAFEIPGIRAEEEFLEFLDEGAADFCNINEFEMSDGNFRRMQEEGYELQDGHMSAVEGSKDILDKMGDHERVYFCTSVFKDAAQHRNRMKRMARNIRREFDDVTDDGTLVYGKTWEPEERLAELGVPPEFYTVKSDHVEIAWWLLEEMVEEGDVETGEIVEQYPTYDGQVVERTPLA; this is translated from the coding sequence ATGATTTCGAAGGGATGTGAACAGTGCGCCGAAGGGGGCAAGATGGTGCTGTTCGTCTACGGCTACTGCGACCAGCGCGATTGCTTCTACTGTCCGCTCGGCGAGAACCGAAAGAACGTCACGGACGTGTACGCCAACGAGCGGAAAGTGGAAAGTGAGGAGGACGTGCTGACCGAGGCCAAGCGCATGGACGCCCTCGGCACGTCGATTACGGGTGGCGAACCGCAGGAGGCCATGGAGAAGACCTGTCGATACCTCTCCTTGCTCAAAGACGAGTTCGGCGAGGACCACCACACGCACCTCTACACCGGCATCACGGGCGGCCGCGAGAACATGCGCCGCCTCTCAGAGGCCGGACTGGACGAGATTCGGTTCCACCCGCCGCTCGACCTCTGGGGCGACATGCACGGCACCGAGTGGGAGGAGATTCTGTACATCGCCCGCGAAGAGGGGCTGACGCCCGCGTTCGAGATTCCGGGCATCCGTGCCGAAGAGGAATTTTTGGAGTTCTTGGACGAGGGCGCGGCCGACTTCTGCAACATCAACGAGTTCGAGATGTCCGACGGGAACTTCCGCCGGATGCAAGAAGAGGGCTACGAGCTACAGGACGGCCACATGAGTGCCGTGGAAGGCTCGAAGGACATCCTCGACAAGATGGGCGACCACGAGCGCGTCTACTTCTGCACGTCTGTCTTCAAGGACGCCGCCCAGCACCGCAACCGGATGAAGCGCATGGCCCGGAACATCCGCCGGGAGTTCGACGACGTGACCGACGACGGCACGCTCGTCTACGGCAAGACGTGGGAACCGGAAGAACGACTCGCGGAACTCGGCGTTCCCCCAGAGTTCTATACGGTCAAGTCCGACCACGTCGAGATAGCGTGGTGGCTCTTAGAAGAGATGGTCGAGGAAGGCGACGTAGAGACCGGCGAAATCGTCGAGCAGTATCCGACGTACGACGGGCAGGTCGTCGAGCGGACGCCGCTCGCCTGA